The genome window CCACCGCTGCCAGGCCCGCTGGTCGTAGCCAAAGTCCTTCCCCGTGATCTTCCGCAGGGCGAGGAGGACTTCTTCGTTCCGGACATCCACGTTCACGTTGGCCGTGTGGATGATCTCGTTCGGCTCGGGGATCACGATCGCGCCGTACGGCATCTGGCCGGTGAGGGCCATCCCTTCGATCTGGCTGGGATAGAGGCCGTTGTAGTTGTTCGGGTTCACCTGCGCGACGCCGCCGGGGGTGTTGGCGAAGCCGAGCGCGTTGGAGGAGGGGACCTGGACCGTGATCCGATGCGAGCTGATGAGGGCCGCGATCAGGTTGGGGACCGTGCGGCGGTCGCCGAATTTGCCGATCCCGACCGCGGCGCGGCGGATGACGGCGTTGTCCTTGTTCTTGAGGCCGGGGAGGAGATACCGCACCGCCTCTTCGGACTGATCGGGGGCGATGCCGGCGAGGGCGGCCTCGCGGACGACCTGCTCGGGGTCGAGGAGGATCCGGTCGACGAGTCGGCGGACGGGCTTCTTCCCCGGAATCCGCGAGACGATGTCGACGAACATCTTGCGGCCGTGCGGGTTTTTGTGGCTCGCCAGGAACTGATTCAGGCCGGAGACGGCGTCCGGGTCGGTGATGCCACGGAGGGCCTGCTCTCCTTCGGTCCGGCGGAGAGGGTCGCGGTCGGTCAGCATGTTGACCCAGCGGCGGACCTTGGGGTGCCAGTCCGCTTCGGCGGCCCGTTCGGACGCGGTCTTTTCGAGCAGGTCGAACTCGTGTTCGGTGACGTAGCGGCCCTTGTATTTGACGTATCCCTGGCGGGCCATGGAGTCGTCTTTCGACATCCATTCCCCCTGGTAGCGGACGTGGCCGAGCGACTTGCGGGCATCAACGTGGTTCGGGTCGATCTCGACGATCCGTTCCAGCTCCTCGCGCCGCTGCGTCTGCATCTGCCGCTGGAGGCACCAGGCGGCGAGTTCCCAGTGGGCCTCGACGGTGTTGGGGACGCGGCGGGCGCGGGTGTGGTATTCCTCGATGAGGGGGGAGCGGGTGGAGATGAACTCGATTTCGGAGCGGTCGACCGTGATCTCGGTGCCGCTGGTGCTGCGGATGAGGACGGTGGGGTCCTGGGGGGCGGAGGTTTTGCTGACGAGGCCCCGCAGTTCGCCGCCGTTCTTGAGGCGGATGACGTCGCCCGTGGCCGACAAGGGATGCGCGGCGAGAAGGCCGCCGAAGAGGCCCCCGAGAACAGTGCGGCGGATCCAAGGTTGAACGGGGACGGGCACTCCAGGCTCCCGGAAGATGCGTGTGGGTATTGTATCGGCGGGATTTGGCGTGACTCAATCACGTGACGGGGCTGGTCGGAAAATCCGGGGGAATCGTTTGGTGGAAAATCTTGCGCAATCGGCAGCCCCAGCGTGCTTGGCAATAGCGGGGTCCAGGGGGTACCCCTGGTGGGGGATGCAAGGGGGCGAAGCCTCCTTGCCCGCCGGAGGCCTGGTCGTCGAGAGACGTCTGAAGGAGATCGTGTCCAAACGCGGACAGTGTGCCGGATGCCCCCGCACCAACCCGCGCGGATTCCTGGGCGAGCGGTGATCCTCAACGCCGGTACCACAAAGCGGACGCCCGTTGCTTACCACGGTTCCTCATAGAAGCGCCTCCGGCGGCAAGGGGTTGCCCCCTGGACCCCGGCTGCCGTGGCACGTTGGGTTTGAGCGATCAGAGTCGCGCCGGCGAGGACGGGGTTTGAGCAACCAATGCATCCGCCAGAGTTGAGACTCCTCCCACCGTCCGACACAATAACGGATCGACTGCCTCTGATTTGATAGACGTCTGCCGGTTCGCCGATCGCCGCCGGAAAGGAACCGTTCCCGTGCTCCGCCCGCTCTTCGCCGCGCTCCTGCTCCTTTTTGCCTCATCGACCGGGTGGGCCGAGGACGCCGTCGTCGCTTTACCGTCCCAGTTCACGCTCCAGGGAACGAAGGCGTTCCAACGCGTCCTCGTCGAAAAAACGATCGACGGCACCGCGACCGAACAGCTTCGAACCGGCGTCGAGTTCGTTTCGAGCGACCCCGAAGTTGTGGTCGTCGAAGAGGGGATCGCCCGTCCGAAGGGGAACGGTCAGGCCGAGATCACGGCCAAAGTCGGCGACCGCTCCGCCACGATGAAGGTCAGCGTCTCCGGAATGGACCAACCGTCCGCCCTGAGTTTCCGGCACGACGTTCTCCCCATTCTCTCGAAGCTGAACTGCAACTCCGGGGCGTGCCATGGCGCG of Planctomyces sp. SH-PL14 contains these proteins:
- a CDS encoding HEAT repeat domain-containing protein, with protein sequence MPVPVQPWIRRTVLGGLFGGLLAAHPLSATGDVIRLKNGGELRGLVSKTSAPQDPTVLIRSTSGTEITVDRSEIEFISTRSPLIEEYHTRARRVPNTVEAHWELAAWCLQRQMQTQRREELERIVEIDPNHVDARKSLGHVRYQGEWMSKDDSMARQGYVKYKGRYVTEHEFDLLEKTASERAAEADWHPKVRRWVNMLTDRDPLRRTEGEQALRGITDPDAVSGLNQFLASHKNPHGRKMFVDIVSRIPGKKPVRRLVDRILLDPEQVVREAALAGIAPDQSEEAVRYLLPGLKNKDNAVIRRAAVGIGKFGDRRTVPNLIAALISSHRITVQVPSSNALGFANTPGGVAQVNPNNYNGLYPSQIEGMALTGQMPYGAIVIPEPNEIIHTANVNVDVRNEEVLLALRKITGKDFGYDQRAWQRWHAVNDDSRG